One genomic window of Stieleria sp. JC731 includes the following:
- the prfA gene encoding peptide chain release factor 1, which translates to MSGIRELLDEKLGRFEQLERDMSDPEVLGDGARMSATAREHGGLARLAGKYREFKRLSTEIGECKEMAEAAEDADEREMAEAEMSTLRKEREVLWEDLLSMTVGGEDSHRTRCIMEVRAGTGGEEAALFARDLFEMYRRYSELRGWKVEVMDSSVSDMGGFKEITLTLEGENVFRDLAYESGGHRVQRVPETETQGRVHTSAATVAVMPEPEDVEVDLKPDDYRLDKFCASGPGGQHVNKTESAVRLTHHETGIVVQCQDEKSQHKNLAKALRVLKARIYEKKREEEANRQAEQRKGLIGSGDRSQRIRTYNFPQNRLTDHRINLTIYKLDQIIAGDLAPVTEALIEYDRDQMRGDMID; encoded by the coding sequence ATGAGCGGCATTCGCGAACTTCTGGATGAAAAACTAGGTCGCTTTGAACAACTCGAACGTGACATGTCCGACCCTGAAGTTCTCGGCGACGGGGCTCGGATGAGCGCGACCGCTCGGGAACATGGCGGTTTGGCTCGCTTGGCCGGAAAGTACCGCGAATTCAAACGTCTGAGCACGGAAATCGGCGAATGTAAGGAGATGGCCGAGGCAGCCGAAGATGCCGACGAGCGTGAGATGGCCGAAGCGGAAATGTCGACGCTTCGCAAGGAACGAGAGGTCCTGTGGGAAGACCTGCTGTCGATGACCGTCGGCGGTGAAGACTCGCACCGAACCCGTTGCATCATGGAAGTTCGCGCAGGTACGGGCGGTGAAGAGGCAGCTCTGTTTGCTCGTGACTTGTTCGAAATGTATCGTCGCTATTCGGAATTGCGCGGTTGGAAAGTCGAAGTCATGGACAGCAGCGTGTCTGACATGGGCGGCTTTAAAGAAATCACGTTGACCCTTGAAGGCGAAAACGTATTCCGCGATTTGGCTTACGAGTCCGGTGGACACCGCGTGCAGCGGGTTCCCGAAACAGAGACACAGGGCCGGGTCCACACCAGCGCCGCTACCGTGGCTGTGATGCCTGAACCGGAAGACGTCGAAGTCGACTTGAAGCCCGACGATTACCGTCTTGATAAGTTCTGTGCCAGCGGACCCGGTGGTCAGCACGTCAATAAAACGGAGTCGGCTGTTCGTCTGACCCACCACGAAACCGGCATCGTTGTTCAGTGCCAGGACGAAAAAAGCCAGCACAAAAACCTCGCCAAAGCCCTGCGGGTCTTGAAAGCTCGAATCTACGAAAAGAAACGAGAAGAGGAAGCCAACCGCCAAGCGGAGCAGCGCAAGGGCTTGATCGGATCTGGGGACCGCAGCCAGCGTATTCGGACTTACAATTTTCCTCAAAACCGCCTGACCGATCACCGGATCAATCTGACCATTTATAAACTGGACCAGATCATCGCCGGTGATTTAGCACCGGTTACTGAAGCGTTGATCGAGTACGATCGCGATCAAATGCGCGGGGACATGATTGATTAA
- the prmC gene encoding peptide chain release factor N(5)-glutamine methyltransferase: MSENQTSAEKWSVLKLLQWTTDYFSKHGSDSPRLDAEILLAHARHCSRIELYTAFEQEPDAEQRAAFRELVRRRGEGTPVAQLVGYKEFYSLRFRVNEHTLIPRPETEHLVIEALDCAKQIAATRQADHSPLMVADVGTGSGAIAVAFAVHCPNAKVTAVDLSAPAIEIATWNAEQHDVADRINFVASDLLEAVKDPPQFDLILSNPPYVTEAEYKELDRTVRDFEPKTALVSGPKGTETIRRLMEQSLTRLKSGGRLIIELSPMIAKACAEIAEQFGEYEESRFIKDLAGHKRVLSLKRK; this comes from the coding sequence ATGTCTGAAAACCAAACGTCCGCCGAAAAGTGGAGCGTCCTGAAATTGCTGCAGTGGACGACAGACTATTTTTCTAAGCACGGCAGCGATTCGCCCCGTCTGGATGCGGAAATCCTGCTTGCACACGCTCGACATTGCAGCCGGATTGAGCTCTACACCGCGTTTGAGCAAGAGCCTGATGCCGAGCAACGGGCCGCTTTCCGCGAGTTGGTTCGCAGGCGTGGTGAAGGGACTCCTGTTGCGCAGTTGGTCGGCTACAAGGAGTTTTATTCGCTCCGATTCCGTGTTAACGAACACACGTTGATTCCACGACCAGAAACAGAGCATCTGGTCATCGAGGCCTTGGATTGCGCCAAGCAGATTGCGGCTACTCGTCAAGCGGATCATTCGCCTCTGATGGTTGCCGATGTGGGAACCGGAAGTGGTGCGATTGCGGTCGCATTTGCCGTTCATTGTCCCAATGCAAAAGTCACGGCGGTCGATTTGAGCGCACCGGCAATTGAAATCGCGACTTGGAACGCGGAGCAGCATGATGTCGCTGATCGTATAAATTTTGTTGCCAGCGACTTGTTGGAAGCGGTTAAGGATCCCCCGCAATTCGATCTAATTCTCAGCAATCCGCCGTATGTTACCGAGGCGGAATACAAGGAATTGGATCGGACCGTCCGCGACTTTGAGCCCAAAACGGCTCTTGTCTCAGGCCCCAAAGGCACTGAGACAATTCGACGCCTGATGGAACAATCTCTCACCCGCCTAAAATCAGGTGGACGGTTGATCATTGAGTTAAGCCCGATGATTGCGAAGGCTTGCGCAGAGATTGCCGAACAGTTCGGGGAGTACGAAGAATCCCGTTTCATCAAAGATCTTGCCGGTCACAAACGGGTTTTGTCTCTGAAACGCAAATGA
- a CDS encoding circularly permuted type 2 ATP-grasp protein, whose protein sequence is MLQAGSLWNSLPNTDGDFDERVDATGAVRPQWSLLSSEVEMLGPSILKTRSRSVDQFIRDNGVTFQPADHSAPSPQAQMNRPWRLSVIPFLFQQEEWQLLREGLIERTRLLETVLNDLLGPQRLIRERIIPGELLWSDPTYHRAYHELDPGSQKLHVSATDLARDVDGQWKVIGDRTRAPSGLGYLLENRVVTSRVMPTLIRRTNTHRLASFFETLIDHLRAQAKSKRDNPRIALLTPPSGSYREFEDTYLARYLGLLLVQGSDLAVRGGELHMKTLGGLKPIQVLWRHVSDRHCDPLELNPASVEGVTGLMRCIRRQSAAVVNTIGSVLAQAPALMAYLNKASEFFYGTPLSLQSAETYWCGDLNDRAFVTQNIGDFVFRDAYIVNSSRPIVVDELDVAQRDEFFGKLNKSPEKYVAQRKLRFSRTPIWSGEAIESRKVALRCFQLTTPSGINVLPGALARAGQDELDLTRSLVSGGMTLDCWITSNKPVDQHKTLLKDSKATISIRRGGADLPSRVAEHLFWLGRYAERAESAARLLRTTLARVSGEDNWETLPEVRRLVYALASSGQIEPSYAVDQFSASLPTVEQILPASVLDRGQARGLCRTMDSILHNAASVRDRLSIDAYRIIQRAARDLNKPVVTDGSKNPAHVTINEALDRTGRLIVDLLALAGLTSESVVRTHVWQFIELGRRIERAEYICDLMTTMLCPPTDSGKPICEAALEVADCLMTYRSRYINLVQLAPVIDLLVTDETNPRSLQFQFDRIASLMDKLPTIEGPTGSDAILRLVSGLQFRVTTADPVKLAITAKDGRLENLQQLLEEIAGDLPELFNQINARYLIHTESTQQLTGTER, encoded by the coding sequence ATGCTTCAGGCTGGTTCCCTTTGGAACTCACTTCCGAACACCGATGGTGACTTCGACGAACGCGTCGATGCGACGGGGGCGGTGCGTCCACAGTGGTCGCTGCTGTCTTCCGAAGTCGAAATGCTGGGGCCGTCGATCCTAAAGACACGCTCTCGATCGGTTGATCAGTTCATCCGGGACAACGGCGTCACTTTCCAGCCTGCCGACCATTCGGCACCCTCGCCACAGGCTCAGATGAATCGGCCGTGGCGGCTGTCAGTGATCCCGTTTTTGTTTCAACAAGAAGAGTGGCAGCTGCTTCGCGAAGGTTTGATCGAACGGACGCGGTTACTGGAAACGGTGCTCAATGACTTGCTCGGCCCACAAAGGCTAATTCGCGAGCGAATCATTCCGGGGGAGTTGCTTTGGTCTGATCCGACATACCACCGGGCATACCATGAACTAGATCCTGGCTCACAAAAGCTGCATGTTTCGGCGACCGATCTGGCTCGCGATGTTGACGGTCAGTGGAAGGTCATTGGCGATCGGACTCGTGCCCCCAGCGGTTTGGGCTACCTGCTAGAGAACCGCGTCGTCACCAGTCGAGTCATGCCAACATTGATTCGGCGCACCAACACGCATCGGTTGGCTTCGTTCTTCGAAACACTGATTGACCATCTACGTGCACAGGCAAAGTCAAAACGTGATAACCCACGGATCGCTTTACTAACGCCACCTAGCGGTAGCTATCGAGAATTTGAAGACACGTATCTAGCGCGTTACTTGGGCCTGTTGCTTGTCCAAGGCAGCGACTTGGCGGTGCGTGGCGGTGAATTACACATGAAGACTCTGGGCGGCCTTAAACCGATCCAGGTGTTGTGGCGACACGTTTCTGATCGTCATTGTGATCCGCTGGAGTTGAACCCGGCCTCGGTCGAAGGTGTGACCGGGCTGATGCGTTGCATTCGTCGTCAGTCTGCTGCCGTGGTGAATACGATCGGCAGCGTGTTGGCGCAAGCACCCGCGTTGATGGCTTATCTAAATAAGGCCAGTGAGTTTTTCTATGGGACTCCGCTGTCGCTGCAGTCTGCCGAAACCTACTGGTGTGGGGACCTGAATGACCGAGCGTTTGTGACGCAGAATATCGGTGACTTTGTCTTCCGCGATGCCTACATCGTTAATAGCAGCCGTCCAATTGTTGTTGATGAACTCGATGTGGCGCAGCGTGACGAGTTCTTCGGCAAGCTGAACAAGTCACCCGAAAAGTATGTGGCTCAGCGAAAGTTGCGATTCAGCCGAACGCCGATTTGGTCCGGCGAAGCGATCGAATCGCGCAAAGTTGCTTTGCGTTGTTTTCAGTTGACGACACCCAGCGGCATCAACGTGCTTCCGGGGGCGTTGGCTCGTGCGGGGCAAGACGAATTAGATCTGACTCGCTCGCTTGTAAGCGGCGGGATGACATTGGATTGTTGGATTACGAGCAACAAGCCGGTCGACCAACACAAAACGTTACTGAAAGATTCGAAAGCGACGATCAGTATCCGACGCGGCGGTGCAGACCTGCCCAGTCGGGTAGCAGAGCATCTGTTCTGGTTGGGACGCTATGCCGAACGAGCCGAATCGGCAGCTCGCCTGCTGCGGACCACCCTGGCTCGGGTTTCCGGTGAAGACAACTGGGAAACGCTTCCCGAAGTAAGAAGGCTGGTCTACGCGCTCGCTTCCTCTGGTCAGATCGAACCCAGCTACGCTGTCGATCAGTTTTCAGCCAGTCTTCCTACGGTTGAGCAGATTTTGCCCGCGTCGGTCTTGGATCGTGGTCAGGCGCGTGGGCTATGTCGAACCATGGATTCGATCCTGCATAACGCCGCGTCGGTGCGAGATCGTTTGTCGATCGATGCGTATCGAATCATTCAGCGAGCGGCTCGTGATTTGAACAAACCAGTCGTGACCGACGGTTCGAAGAATCCGGCGCACGTCACGATCAACGAGGCGCTCGATCGGACCGGCCGACTGATCGTCGACCTTCTCGCGCTTGCCGGACTGACCAGCGAAAGCGTGGTCAGGACACATGTCTGGCAATTCATCGAGCTTGGTCGACGGATCGAGCGGGCAGAGTACATCTGTGATTTGATGACCACGATGTTGTGTCCGCCGACCGACAGTGGCAAGCCGATTTGTGAAGCGGCCTTAGAGGTTGCCGACTGTTTGATGACGTATCGATCCAGGTATATCAATCTGGTGCAGCTCGCACCGGTGATCGATTTGTTGGTCACCGACGAAACCAACCCTAGGTCGTTGCAGTTCCAGTTTGATCGAATCGCTTCACTGATGGATAAGCTGCCCACGATCGAAGGGCCGACCGGTTCAGATGCGATTCTGCGTCTCGTTTCAGGGCTTCAGTTTCGTGTCACGACCGCTGATCCTGTGAAGCTGGCAATCACTGCTAAAGACGGCAGGCTTGAGAATCTGCAACAATTGCTTGAAGAGATTGCCGGCGATCTGCCGGAACTGTTCAATCAGATCAACGCGCGTTATCTGATTCACACAGAATCGACTCAACAGTTGACGGGTACGGAACGATGA
- a CDS encoding transglutaminase family protein produces MNSGTRPVGQRPEKNAPEILPTNPRVVTYRIRHQTEYEYSEPVAACQNQLRMQPVTGGNLLCDETEVTIDPDPNSWDEHYDYFGNLVTTFSIEAIHTALRVIVESRVTVTSPSISEIDKMQPWEGLLNLGQGLVDPEIDEHRYCSPRINPSEAFAAYANESFSPGRGIFEAALDLTCRINKDFAYDVTATTVDTTTEQAFKLRAGVCQDFAHVQIACLRSLGLAARYVSGYLRTTPPPGKERLVGADESHAWIELYGGEKLGWLGLDPTNACLVSTDHIPICIGRDYGDVSPMRGVVLGGGTNILKVSVDVEPQDE; encoded by the coding sequence ATGAACAGCGGCACTCGCCCCGTAGGCCAACGCCCCGAAAAAAACGCTCCTGAGATCCTGCCGACGAACCCGCGCGTCGTGACTTATCGAATTCGACATCAAACCGAATACGAATACAGCGAACCGGTTGCGGCCTGTCAAAACCAGCTGCGGATGCAGCCGGTCACTGGCGGCAACCTACTGTGCGATGAAACGGAGGTGACGATCGACCCAGATCCAAATAGTTGGGACGAACACTACGACTATTTCGGAAATCTGGTGACGACGTTTTCTATCGAAGCGATCCATACGGCTCTTCGTGTGATCGTCGAAAGCCGAGTGACGGTCACATCGCCTAGCATTTCCGAGATCGACAAGATGCAGCCTTGGGAAGGCTTGCTGAATTTAGGGCAAGGCTTGGTTGATCCTGAAATTGATGAGCACCGGTATTGCTCTCCACGAATCAATCCGTCAGAGGCCTTCGCGGCGTACGCAAACGAATCGTTTTCCCCTGGACGCGGAATCTTTGAAGCGGCATTGGACCTGACATGCCGTATCAACAAGGATTTTGCCTATGACGTGACGGCAACGACCGTCGACACCACCACCGAACAGGCATTCAAACTTCGCGCGGGCGTCTGTCAAGATTTCGCCCATGTCCAAATCGCCTGCCTGCGTTCTCTAGGCCTGGCAGCACGCTACGTCAGCGGGTACTTGAGAACCACGCCACCTCCAGGCAAAGAACGCTTAGTCGGTGCCGATGAGTCACATGCATGGATCGAGCTCTATGGGGGTGAGAAGCTCGGTTGGCTGGGGCTCGATCCCACCAATGCCTGCCTGGTTTCGACAGACCACATCCCGATTTGTATCGGTCGTGATTATGGAGACGTCAGTCCGATGCGAGGCGTCGTGCTCGGTGGCGGCACGAATATCTTGAAAGTCAGCGTCGACGTTGAGCCGCAGGACGAATAG
- the hisB gene encoding imidazoleglycerol-phosphate dehydratase HisB gives MSRTASISRKTGETDIQLTVNLDGNGEGKRSSGVGFLDHMLDLLTRHALIDLDVAAKGDLHVDDHHTTEDIGIALGAAVHQALGDRAGIRRYGHFTLPMDECLVTAAVDLGGRYAFEYNAPIAAHKIGTFDSELIEHFWQSFAANANCNLHVLLHYGRNSHHIAECVFKATARAIRMAAESDPRSDAVPSTKGVL, from the coding sequence ATGTCCCGCACCGCATCGATCTCACGCAAAACCGGCGAAACAGATATCCAGTTGACCGTCAATCTGGACGGCAATGGCGAAGGAAAACGCAGTTCGGGAGTCGGCTTTCTCGATCACATGCTGGATCTGCTCACCCGGCATGCCCTGATCGACTTGGATGTTGCCGCGAAAGGCGATCTACATGTCGATGACCACCACACCACCGAAGACATCGGCATCGCCTTGGGAGCCGCCGTCCACCAAGCCCTTGGAGATCGCGCCGGCATCCGTCGCTACGGACACTTCACGTTGCCAATGGATGAATGTCTCGTCACCGCCGCTGTGGATTTGGGTGGCCGGTATGCGTTCGAATACAATGCCCCGATTGCCGCACACAAGATTGGGACATTCGACAGTGAATTGATTGAGCACTTCTGGCAATCGTTTGCCGCCAACGCCAATTGCAATTTACACGTGCTGTTGCACTACGGACGAAACTCGCACCACATTGCCGAGTGTGTGTTCAAAGCGACCGCCCGAGCAATTCGGATGGCGGCAGAGTCAGACCCCAGAAGCGACGCCGTACCAAGCACAAAGGGCGTTCTGTAG
- a CDS encoding Hsp70 family protein, protein MTESKTDSNRKPQAVGIDLGTTFSAIAYVDYRGEPHTIANSEGDLTTPSAALIEDDEVTVGKQAVKAQRTLPGNVITFAKRDIGKHAVGQKVNGRELKPEVVESMILSRLKRDAEKRLGIEVKQAVITVPAYFNEPKRRATIAAAELAGLETLAIINEPTAAAIAYGLQTHSEILGPQTVLVYDLGGGTFDVSLVRVEHSDITVLATDGNAKLGGIDWDRCLGRWLDDQFAKRCKVRPTESEGGTAFLMAEANELKHALSSRSEVKVLLTFETATLKTTLTRAEFEEMTAHLLDRTRFTVRKLLKEADVKWDQVDQIVLVGGSTRLPQVTKMLSEVSGTDPNQTVSPDEAIAHGAAIYADTILRKRKAKKENTPAEPTLKISDVNAHQLGVLGIDVETRLRTNYVMIKRNTPIPAKVVARFETLRNNQRSVVVEVVEGGDKRGRYGTHLGRCVLGGLPAGLPAGTAVDVTFRYNRNGLFVVEARLPRTGHEASIVVERNKTMVSSDSIDDFEVEWKIME, encoded by the coding sequence TTGACGGAATCAAAGACTGATTCGAATCGCAAGCCTCAGGCAGTCGGGATCGATTTAGGGACAACGTTTAGCGCGATCGCCTATGTCGACTATCGCGGTGAACCACATACGATCGCCAACAGCGAAGGCGACCTGACGACCCCGTCGGCAGCGTTGATCGAAGACGACGAAGTCACCGTTGGCAAACAAGCCGTCAAAGCACAGCGGACGCTTCCTGGCAATGTGATCACGTTCGCCAAACGCGACATTGGAAAACACGCCGTCGGCCAGAAAGTCAATGGCCGCGAACTGAAGCCCGAAGTCGTCGAATCGATGATCCTTTCGCGTCTAAAACGTGACGCCGAAAAGCGGTTGGGGATCGAAGTCAAACAAGCTGTGATTACAGTTCCGGCTTACTTCAACGAACCCAAACGTCGCGCTACGATCGCGGCCGCTGAATTGGCCGGCTTAGAAACTTTGGCGATCATCAATGAGCCGACCGCAGCGGCGATCGCCTACGGTCTGCAAACTCACAGCGAGATTCTTGGCCCACAAACCGTCTTGGTCTATGACCTCGGTGGCGGAACGTTCGACGTGTCACTCGTTCGTGTCGAACACTCGGACATTACAGTCCTTGCCACCGATGGAAACGCAAAACTGGGCGGCATCGATTGGGATCGCTGCCTAGGCCGCTGGCTTGACGACCAATTTGCAAAACGCTGCAAAGTCCGACCGACCGAATCCGAAGGCGGCACGGCGTTCCTGATGGCGGAAGCCAACGAGCTAAAGCATGCCCTATCCTCACGCAGCGAGGTCAAGGTTCTGCTGACGTTCGAAACGGCCACCTTAAAGACAACTTTGACACGCGCCGAATTCGAAGAGATGACAGCGCACCTGCTGGACCGAACCCGCTTTACCGTTCGCAAACTTCTCAAAGAAGCCGACGTCAAATGGGATCAGGTTGACCAAATCGTCCTTGTCGGCGGCAGCACTCGGTTGCCTCAAGTCACGAAAATGCTTAGCGAAGTGTCCGGCACCGATCCCAACCAGACGGTCTCGCCCGATGAAGCGATCGCGCATGGTGCGGCAATCTATGCCGACACGATTTTGCGAAAAAGGAAAGCCAAAAAGGAAAATACACCGGCCGAGCCGACTTTAAAAATCTCGGACGTCAATGCACACCAACTGGGCGTCTTGGGAATCGATGTGGAAACGCGTTTGCGCACCAATTACGTGATGATCAAACGCAACACGCCGATTCCCGCCAAGGTCGTCGCTCGGTTCGAGACACTGCGTAACAACCAACGCAGCGTGGTTGTGGAAGTTGTCGAAGGCGGAGACAAGCGGGGACGCTACGGCACCCACCTGGGCCGCTGCGTCCTCGGCGGCTTGCCGGCGGGTTTACCAGCCGGCACGGCAGTCGACGTAACGTTTCGCTATAACCGTAACGGATTATTCGTCGTCGAAGCTCGATTACCGCGAACCGGCCATGAAGCGTCCATTGTCGTTGAAAGAAACAAAACCATGGTCTCGTCTGACTCCATCGATGATTTCGAAGTTGAATGGAAAATCATGGAGTGA
- the hisC gene encoding histidinol-phosphate transaminase, translated as MSKTDLRPALSRMLPYTPGEQPPPGKFIKLNTNESPYPPPEAVIRAIQDAASGPLNRYPDPTAKSFRNEAARVLGLPSPDWILAGNGSDEILTILVRGFVGEGQKLRLPYPSYILYRTLADIQGARWEQTTFLDGWHLPTMFGEGQDDLRLVLLPNPNSPSGTIVPKEEIAKLAESLPCPLVVDEAYADFAGDNCLDLVQSHDNILVTRTLSKSYALAGIRFGFLVGSPSIVSKLANIKDSYNCDYLATVAATAAIGSQDWLHDVVGKMNATRARMETRLTELGFDVTPSKANFVWCTHPSGEHEAMHQYLKKNQVLVRYMNFPEWGDGLRISVGTDDQVDACMMLLERFLA; from the coding sequence ATGTCGAAAACCGACCTCCGCCCTGCCCTTTCGCGGATGTTGCCTTACACGCCTGGTGAACAACCACCGCCAGGAAAGTTCATCAAGCTAAACACGAACGAAAGCCCCTACCCTCCGCCCGAAGCGGTGATTCGTGCGATCCAAGACGCTGCCTCTGGCCCACTGAATCGCTACCCGGACCCAACCGCAAAATCGTTTCGCAATGAGGCGGCTCGTGTACTTGGCTTGCCAAGCCCGGACTGGATCTTGGCTGGCAACGGCAGCGACGAAATCTTGACGATCCTGGTCCGTGGTTTCGTTGGCGAAGGACAGAAATTGCGTCTGCCCTACCCCAGCTACATCCTTTATCGAACGCTCGCTGATATCCAAGGTGCGCGTTGGGAACAGACGACGTTCCTTGACGGTTGGCATCTTCCGACGATGTTTGGTGAAGGCCAAGACGACTTGCGGTTGGTGCTTCTGCCAAACCCAAATAGCCCCAGCGGCACGATTGTCCCCAAAGAAGAAATTGCCAAACTCGCCGAATCACTGCCCTGCCCTTTAGTTGTCGACGAAGCCTACGCGGACTTTGCCGGCGACAACTGCTTGGACTTGGTGCAATCACACGACAACATTTTGGTGACTCGGACGCTAAGCAAGTCCTACGCGCTGGCAGGCATTCGCTTTGGTTTCTTAGTCGGATCCCCATCGATCGTTTCCAAACTGGCCAATATCAAGGACAGCTATAACTGCGACTACTTGGCGACGGTTGCAGCGACCGCGGCAATCGGATCACAGGACTGGTTGCACGACGTCGTCGGAAAGATGAACGCGACACGCGCCCGCATGGAAACCCGTCTGACCGAACTGGGTTTCGATGTCACTCCCTCGAAGGCGAATTTCGTTTGGTGTACTCACCCAAGCGGAGAGCACGAAGCGATGCACCAATACCTGAAAAAGAATCAGGTTCTGGTTCGCTACATGAACTTTCCAGAGTGGGGCGACGGCCTGCGGATTTCGGTCGGCACAGACGACCAGGTCGACGCATGCATGATGCTGCTTGAACGGTTTCTCGCGTAG
- the hisD gene encoding histidinol dehydrogenase, which translates to MSTSQTSPSQTPPKITRVDARAGSAEILDQLREKLSPRGDVVSPRGRALTEEVFGAPLTPVEVVQRICEQVQTEGTAALLHYTKQLDKADLSAEQLRVPAEDLAAAHAAADPELLESIRRIRDNIVRFQSAILHKDVTIEPNPGVRLTQRYVPLQRVGVCVPGGAAAYPSTVLMTVVPAQVAGVSEVAVVAPPTPFGAYNQDMLATCHELGVTEVYRMGGAQAVAAMAYGTDDVAAVQKIVGPGNLFVALAKKLVYGTVDIDSFAGPSEVIVIADETAKADFIAADLLAQAEHSPGSAILITWDEALLDAVETELTKQLSELSRSELTLDSLEAFGALILVRDQQHACELTDSFAPEHLHIQTATPQDLIASIQNSGAAFLGHYTPVALGDYAAGPSHVLPTGGTCTWAAGLCSNSFLRSGSVTEFDQTAMLQIADDVERLAEKEGLTAHARSVSIRR; encoded by the coding sequence ATGAGCACTTCCCAGACATCGCCAAGTCAAACTCCGCCAAAAATCACTCGCGTTGACGCCCGAGCAGGCTCCGCTGAGATCCTTGACCAATTGCGCGAGAAACTTAGCCCTCGTGGTGATGTCGTTTCGCCGCGTGGGCGCGCACTGACTGAGGAAGTCTTTGGGGCACCGCTTACCCCGGTCGAGGTCGTTCAACGGATCTGCGAACAGGTTCAGACTGAAGGTACCGCTGCACTGCTGCACTACACCAAGCAACTCGACAAAGCAGACCTCAGTGCGGAACAGCTACGCGTTCCCGCGGAAGACTTGGCGGCCGCTCATGCGGCGGCCGATCCAGAGTTGCTCGAATCGATCCGCCGAATCCGCGACAATATCGTTCGATTCCAATCAGCGATCCTCCACAAGGACGTCACGATTGAACCGAATCCCGGCGTACGATTGACGCAGCGATACGTCCCACTACAGCGCGTCGGCGTTTGCGTGCCGGGAGGAGCGGCCGCCTATCCTTCGACCGTTTTGATGACTGTCGTTCCGGCCCAAGTCGCCGGTGTCTCAGAAGTTGCCGTTGTTGCTCCGCCGACTCCGTTTGGGGCTTACAACCAAGACATGTTGGCCACCTGCCACGAACTGGGTGTAACGGAAGTCTACCGCATGGGTGGCGCTCAAGCCGTCGCAGCGATGGCTTATGGAACCGACGACGTTGCCGCAGTGCAAAAGATCGTCGGACCTGGCAACCTGTTCGTCGCGCTTGCCAAGAAACTGGTTTACGGCACCGTCGACATCGATTCGTTCGCCGGACCGAGCGAAGTGATTGTGATTGCCGACGAAACCGCAAAAGCTGACTTCATCGCGGCGGACTTGCTCGCTCAAGCGGAACACTCCCCCGGCAGCGCGATCCTGATCACCTGGGATGAAGCTTTACTCGATGCTGTTGAAACCGAGTTGACCAAGCAACTGTCTGAACTATCACGCAGCGAATTGACGCTCGATAGCTTAGAAGCCTTCGGGGCCTTGATCCTTGTCCGCGATCAACAACATGCGTGCGAGTTAACAGACTCGTTCGCGCCGGAGCACCTGCACATTCAGACGGCTACCCCACAAGACTTGATCGCCTCGATTCAAAACAGTGGTGCGGCATTCCTAGGTCACTACACCCCAGTCGCCTTGGGTGACTATGCGGCTGGGCCAAGTCACGTGTTGCCCACCGGTGGGACGTGCACCTGGGCAGCAGGGCTTTGCAGCAACAGTTTCTTACGCAGCGGAAGCGTGACCGAGTTTGACCAAACCGCGATGCTACAAATCGCCGATGACGTCGAACGTCTAGCGGAAAAAGAAGGCCTGACCGCGCACGCACGCAGCGTTTCGATCCGCCGCTAA